The following proteins come from a genomic window of Lolium rigidum isolate FL_2022 chromosome 5, APGP_CSIRO_Lrig_0.1, whole genome shotgun sequence:
- the LOC124657009 gene encoding uncharacterized protein LOC124657009: MALSLSPPPPPPQDRWSILARIPKVVKDKEAKRTFPPGADVSVACDEPPLASLLTVPLRISPPPCLSSYPYVAAADSSGLLLLCATEPHAEVTYHLCHARTGEATRLGERPVGFYGARASVGLMVKGGSCVVAELLPATDGTGRAALLCYTVGQYKWVLKELDCSPPLHQDWSEEAVVSYGGMLWWVDLSYGRLLACDPFTDKPELLHVPLPPVLDQLPVESYTLNWGAHHCVMVSGGKLRYVQIHGSPDAPLLSTWALTEARKWNPERNVPLHDIWVEESYLDTMLPWSIPALALLHPADPDKLYFFLGSCIFAVDLRRRKVVEFSEFAMPDPANPYVVRSSHLVQAWQYDPSSTRSNTVLTSLRQEKEIAARSRAGRKIGNSLKRYRDNFIMQQQNEIKIVNPLYKEAMDLARKKERRVGRRRRQAP; encoded by the exons ATGGCGCTGTcgttgtcgccgccgccgccgccgccgcaggaccGGTGGTCCATCCTTGCCCGAATCCCTAAGGTTGTGAAGGACAAGGAGGCGAAGCGCACCTTCCCACCTGGCGCCGACGTCTCCGTCGCCTGCGACGAGCCCCCGCTCGCCTCACTCCTCACCGTGCCGCTCCGCATCTCGCCCCCGCCCTGCCTTTCCAGCTACCCCTACGTCGCTGCCGCGGACTCCTCCGGCCTGCTCCTCCTCTGCGCCACGGAGCCTCATGCCGAGGTCACCTACCACCTCTGCCACGCGCGCACCGGCGAGGCCACCCGCCTCGGCGAGCGCCCCGTGGGCTTCTACGGCGCCAGAGCGAGCGTCGGCCTCATGGTGAAGGGCGGCAGCTGCGTTGTCGCTGAGCTCCTGCCCGCCACCGACGGCACCGGCCGGGCCGCGCTCCTCTGCTACACGGTGGGGCAGTACAAGTGGGTCCTGAAGGAGCTCGACTGCTCGCCCCCGCTGCACCAGGATTGGTCTGAAGAGGCCGTCGTCTCCTACGGCGGGATGCTCTGGTGGGTGGATCTCTCATACGGCCGCCTCCTCGCCTGCGACCCCTTCACCGACAAGCCGGAGCTGCTACACGTCCCGCTTCCACCAGTCCTCGACCAGCTGCCCGTAGAATCCTATACGCTCAACTGGGGCGCTCACCACTGCGTGATGGTGAGCGGTGGAAAGCTCAGGTACGTGCAGATCCACGGCAGTCCCGACGCGCCATTGCTGAGCACGTGGGCGCTCACCGAGGCTAGGAAATGGAATCCCGAGCGCAATGTACCCTTGCATGACATCTGGGTGGAGGAGAGCTACCTTGACACCATGCTGCCATGGAGCATCCCTGCACTTGCGCTCCTCCACCCTGCAGACCCCGACAAGCTCTACTTCTTCCTTGGATCCTGCATCTTTGCCGTGGACCTGCGGCGGAGGAAGGTTGTGGAATTCAGTGAATTTGCTATGCCTGACCCAGCAAACCCGTACGTCGTACGATCTTCCCACCTAGTCCAGGCATGGCAATATGATCCTTCAAGCACCC GGTCTAACACTGTCCTGACATCCTTGAGGCAGGAGAAGGAGATTGCTGCTCGGAGCAG GGCTGGGCGTAAAATTG GTAATTCATTGAAGAGGTATAGGGATAATTTTATCATGCAGCAACAGAACGAGATAAAGATAGTCAACCCACTCTACAAGGAAGCCATGGATCTTGCcaggaaaaaagagagaagagtagGCCGTAGACGCAGGCAAGCTCCATGA